A portion of the Tindallia magadiensis genome contains these proteins:
- a CDS encoding glycoside hydrolase family 65 protein: MKISKNAIWDGEEVHPWKLVEKKYPKKFNALKETLFSQANGYLGFRGTFEEGYRSSESLSMEGTYLNGFYEKTPIHYDENAFGYATHTETMLNVPDGKKISIDLDGEAFSFESGQIMAYGRELDFRTGLLTRMVTWKSSKGKTLQMKWERLVSFCCPNKAMLKISLTPLDFDGEISITSQLDGHVKNQESGADPRFGANMKGESLAILDSYYDKEDAMFLQKTIHSDLILLCAMKNRLQTCCHYEAIQNTTDRTINFKYKIQARRFMDIELEKELFYAHGPLRKKDEIVQCWKRQQLNEKESQWEFLKKEQETWLQTFWEKNDVIIDGNEKQQQGIRFNLFHLLQSTGCDGKTNVSAKGLTGEGYQGHYFWDTEIYIMPFFLYTYPAKARKLLEYRYHILPKARERARTLYRKKGALYPWRTIAGEECSSYYPAGTAQYHLNADIAYSIKKYWEATGDEDFMHQYGAEILIETARIWMYIGHFSPVKNGKFVINTVTGPDEYTAMVNNNYFTNLMASEHLDFVYHYSQRLKKKAPAVYRKLVEKIELDEKEEYMWKKASENMFFPSKNEEGILPQDEHFLEKEKWNFHDTPVDHYPLLLHYHPLEIYRHQVCKQADLVLAMFLAHNHFSVEEKTSNINYYDSITTHDSSLSTSIFSILYAETGEMNKAEILFLNNIRMDLDNLHDNTHQGIHAAAMGGSWMCIVNGFAGMRTLENKISFFPRIPESWNAFEFQLVFLNNRIKVRVSKKETRYELVEGKSIEIIHEDVCFTLTAKNSIKTMKRGG; encoded by the coding sequence ATGAAAATTTCGAAAAATGCGATTTGGGATGGTGAAGAAGTACATCCTTGGAAATTAGTAGAAAAGAAATACCCTAAAAAGTTTAACGCATTGAAGGAAACCTTGTTTTCACAAGCTAATGGTTACTTGGGATTTCGAGGAACTTTCGAAGAAGGTTATAGAAGTTCAGAATCACTGTCTATGGAAGGGACATATCTTAATGGGTTTTATGAAAAAACGCCCATTCATTATGATGAAAATGCATTTGGATACGCTACACATACGGAAACAATGCTAAATGTACCAGATGGAAAAAAGATAAGCATAGATTTAGATGGAGAAGCTTTCAGTTTTGAATCGGGTCAAATAATGGCTTACGGACGGGAACTAGACTTTCGTACTGGTCTTTTAACTCGTATGGTAACTTGGAAATCGTCCAAGGGAAAAACGTTACAAATGAAGTGGGAAAGATTAGTGTCATTTTGTTGTCCTAACAAAGCGATGCTGAAAATAAGCTTAACTCCATTAGATTTTGATGGTGAAATAAGCATTACATCACAGTTGGATGGACATGTGAAAAATCAGGAATCGGGAGCAGATCCACGTTTTGGTGCCAATATGAAAGGAGAATCACTTGCGATTCTTGATTCTTACTATGATAAAGAAGATGCAATGTTTTTACAAAAAACCATTCACTCTGACTTGATTCTATTATGTGCAATGAAAAATAGACTGCAAACCTGTTGTCACTATGAAGCAATACAAAATACTACTGATAGAACAATAAATTTTAAGTATAAAATTCAGGCAAGAAGATTTATGGATATTGAGTTGGAAAAAGAATTATTTTACGCTCATGGACCTTTGCGCAAAAAAGATGAGATAGTTCAATGCTGGAAGCGTCAGCAATTAAATGAAAAGGAAAGTCAATGGGAATTTCTGAAGAAAGAGCAAGAAACGTGGTTGCAAACATTTTGGGAGAAAAACGATGTAATAATAGACGGAAATGAAAAACAACAGCAAGGAATTCGATTTAACTTATTTCATTTATTGCAGTCTACAGGTTGTGATGGGAAAACAAATGTTTCTGCAAAAGGATTAACAGGAGAAGGTTATCAGGGACACTATTTTTGGGATACAGAAATATATATTATGCCCTTCTTTTTATATACTTATCCAGCTAAAGCTAGAAAGTTGTTAGAATATCGCTATCATATTTTACCGAAAGCTCGCGAGAGAGCAAGGACTCTATACAGAAAAAAAGGAGCTCTTTATCCTTGGCGAACCATTGCTGGAGAAGAATGTTCATCTTATTATCCGGCGGGTACGGCACAATACCATCTTAATGCAGATATAGCATATTCCATTAAGAAGTATTGGGAAGCTACAGGTGATGAAGATTTTATGCATCAGTATGGAGCAGAAATTCTTATAGAAACAGCTCGAATATGGATGTATATTGGTCATTTTTCTCCTGTGAAGAACGGGAAGTTTGTTATTAATACGGTTACTGGTCCTGATGAATATACAGCAATGGTTAACAATAACTATTTTACTAATCTTATGGCAAGTGAGCATCTTGACTTTGTGTATCACTATAGTCAAAGATTAAAGAAAAAAGCACCTGCTGTGTATAGGAAACTAGTAGAAAAAATTGAATTAGATGAAAAAGAAGAGTATATGTGGAAAAAGGCTAGCGAAAATATGTTTTTTCCATCAAAAAATGAAGAAGGAATACTCCCTCAAGATGAACATTTTTTGGAAAAAGAAAAATGGAACTTTCATGATACTCCTGTTGATCATTATCCATTATTACTTCACTATCATCCACTTGAAATATATAGGCATCAAGTATGTAAGCAGGCTGACTTAGTATTGGCGATGTTTTTGGCGCATAATCATTTTTCAGTTGAAGAAAAAACATCTAATATTAACTATTATGATTCCATAACCACTCATGATTCATCTTTATCTACTAGCATTTTTAGTATTCTTTATGCTGAAACGGGAGAAATGAATAAAGCGGAAATTTTATTTCTAAATAATATACGTATGGACCTTGATAATCTTCATGATAATACGCATCAAGGTATTCACGCTGCAGCTATGGGTGGCTCATGGATGTGCATTGTAAATGGATTTGCTGGAATGAGAACTTTGGAAAATAAAATCAGCTTTTTTCCCAGAATACCAGAGTCATGGAATGCTTTTGAGTTTCAATTAGTATTCTTGAATAATAGAATTAAAGTTAGGGTATCGAAAAAAGAAACAAGGTATGAATTGGTGGAAGGCAAAAGTATTGAGATTATTCATGAAGACGTATGCTTCACATTAACGGCAAAGAACTCTATTAAAACGATGAAAAGAGGTGGATAA
- a CDS encoding ABC transporter substrate-binding protein: MRKNKNLFCMLLVVLLVFSLLAGCGSPAEEDTAEEVSEETVTEPSDEVVITVAAGAVGQELELTQLAAEMYMDDNPGVTVNVLDTPDLAQDRLGLYLQFFEAQSSEVDVYQIDVIWPGDLEEHFVDLYEYGADAVVGDHFPAIVENNTVNGRLVAIPWFTDAGLLYYRTDLLEKYDFAPPETWEELAEQAQTIQQGERDEGNQDFVGYVWQGDAYEGLTCNALEWIASNNGGTIISPEGLITINNENAAEIIDMAATWVGTISPEGVTGMAEEDARAIWQGGNAAFMRNWPYAYSLGQEDDSAVKDIFDVSPLPAGTNGEPAATLGGWQLAVSKYSENPDIAADVALFMASYDMQKMRAVDGSLNPTIMDLYEDEDVLEAAPFFGSLYDVFINAVARPSTASAPNYNAVSTAFFRAVHNVLNGNMDAAAALEELELDLQDITGFDIE; this comes from the coding sequence ATGAGAAAGAACAAAAATTTGTTTTGTATGTTGTTAGTAGTTTTATTAGTTTTTAGTTTGTTAGCTGGTTGTGGATCTCCTGCTGAAGAAGATACAGCTGAGGAAGTTTCAGAAGAAACAGTTACAGAACCTTCAGACGAAGTAGTTATTACGGTTGCAGCAGGAGCTGTAGGGCAAGAATTGGAACTAACACAACTAGCTGCAGAAATGTATATGGATGATAATCCTGGTGTTACTGTAAACGTGCTAGATACTCCAGATCTTGCTCAAGATCGCTTAGGACTGTATCTACAATTTTTCGAGGCTCAAAGTTCAGAAGTAGATGTTTATCAAATTGATGTTATTTGGCCTGGAGACTTAGAAGAACATTTTGTTGATCTTTATGAATACGGTGCAGATGCGGTGGTAGGAGATCATTTTCCTGCTATTGTTGAGAATAATACAGTGAATGGAAGATTAGTTGCCATTCCTTGGTTTACAGATGCAGGACTTCTGTATTATCGGACTGATTTGCTAGAAAAATATGATTTTGCTCCTCCGGAAACTTGGGAAGAACTAGCTGAGCAGGCACAGACAATTCAGCAAGGTGAAAGAGATGAAGGAAATCAAGACTTTGTTGGCTATGTGTGGCAAGGAGATGCTTACGAAGGGTTAACTTGCAATGCTCTTGAATGGATTGCATCTAACAACGGCGGAACCATTATTAGTCCGGAAGGTCTTATAACCATCAATAATGAGAATGCTGCTGAAATAATTGATATGGCAGCTACTTGGGTAGGAACAATATCTCCGGAAGGTGTAACGGGGATGGCGGAAGAGGATGCTCGTGCAATTTGGCAAGGTGGAAATGCAGCATTTATGCGAAATTGGCCATATGCTTATAGCTTAGGGCAAGAAGATGACAGTGCTGTTAAGGATATTTTCGATGTGAGTCCATTACCAGCTGGGACTAACGGAGAACCTGCTGCTACATTAGGTGGCTGGCAGCTAGCTGTCAGCAAATACAGTGAAAACCCTGATATAGCTGCTGATGTAGCTCTTTTTATGGCATCTTATGATATGCAAAAAATGAGGGCTGTTGATGGATCTCTTAATCCAACCATAATGGATTTATATGAAGATGAGGATGTATTAGAGGCAGCACCTTTCTTTGGAAGTTTATACGATGTGTTTATTAATGCTGTGGCCAGACCTTCGACAGCTAGTGCACCTAATTATAATGCTGTGTCTACTGCATTTTTCCGTGCAGTGCATAATGTATTAAATGGAAATATGGACGCAGCTGCTGCTTTAGAAGAGCTTGAGCTTGATTTACAAGATATTACTGGTTTTGATATAGAATAA
- a CDS encoding HD domain-containing phosphohydrolase, producing MLRDEVIKNAKILIVDDLKTNIYIVEKMLKSGGYKNYKSIVDSRNAIAAYLEMQPDIVLLDLMMPYMDGFDIMRELQKIEADGFLPVLVLTANDDMANQNKALEMGARDFLGKPFEKTETLNRIRNILETRILYNQVYEKKNNLEDQVLQRTKELKESQLEIAIRLAKAGEFRDNETGNHDLRVGLYAECIGNAIGMSAVEKEKLRYTVPLHDIGKIGIPDRILLKPGKLTEDEWELMKEHTVIGGQILVGGKSDFIKTAEEVALNHHEKWNGSGYPNGLMKEEIPLVGRIAAICDVFDALISDRPYKKAWSISEAVKEIENQSGEHFDPLLVKAFFSELDKIVKIQKIYR from the coding sequence ATGTTACGTGACGAGGTAATAAAAAATGCAAAAATTTTAATTGTTGATGACTTGAAAACAAATATATATATTGTGGAAAAAATGCTGAAATCGGGTGGGTATAAGAACTACAAATCCATTGTAGATTCTAGAAATGCGATTGCAGCTTATCTTGAGATGCAGCCAGATATTGTTTTACTAGACTTAATGATGCCTTATATGGACGGTTTTGATATAATGCGAGAATTACAGAAAATTGAAGCCGATGGATTTCTGCCCGTTTTAGTATTGACAGCTAACGATGATATGGCTAATCAAAATAAGGCACTTGAGATGGGTGCTCGAGATTTTCTTGGAAAACCATTTGAAAAAACAGAAACGCTGAATAGAATTCGTAATATTTTAGAAACGCGGATTTTATATAACCAAGTATATGAGAAGAAAAATAATTTGGAAGATCAAGTGTTACAAAGAACGAAAGAATTAAAAGAATCGCAGCTTGAAATAGCCATTCGACTTGCAAAAGCTGGTGAGTTTCGAGATAACGAAACTGGAAATCATGACTTGAGAGTAGGCCTGTATGCAGAATGCATAGGTAATGCAATTGGAATGAGTGCTGTTGAAAAAGAAAAGCTAAGGTATACTGTTCCACTGCACGACATCGGAAAAATAGGAATACCAGATAGAATTTTATTAAAACCTGGAAAATTAACGGAAGATGAATGGGAACTAATGAAGGAACATACGGTGATAGGTGGGCAAATTCTTGTAGGTGGAAAATCGGATTTTATAAAAACGGCTGAAGAAGTTGCTTTGAACCATCATGAAAAATGGAATGGTAGCGGATATCCAAACGGATTAATGAAAGAGGAGATTCCGCTTGTTGGAAGAATAGCTGCCATATGCGATGTGTTTGATGCGCTTATTTCCGACAGACCTTACAAAAAAGCTTGGTCAATTTCAGAAGCTGTAAAAGAAATTGAAAACCAGAGTGGAGAGCATTTTGATCCGCTATTAGTAAAGGCTTTTTTTAGCGAACTAGACAAAATAGTGAAAATACAAAAGATATATAGATAA
- the pgmB gene encoding beta-phosphoglucomutase, with the protein MINGLIFDLDGVIVDTAKYHYFAWKKLAKELNFAFDENQNEALKGVSRMQALELLLNFGNIKASQEEKRLWANRKNRYYQQCLSNLSQNDLLPGVLTFLTKTKERKYKIALASSSKNAKTILYHLKIENYFDFIADGNMVQESKPDPEIFLLASDGIKCPPNACLVFEDALSGIQAAKSAGMLVIGVGNSKVLSTADLVISSFDNFNLTEAEAYFNNDSSVSG; encoded by the coding sequence TTGATCAATGGTCTTATTTTCGACTTAGATGGAGTCATTGTTGATACAGCAAAATACCACTATTTTGCTTGGAAAAAACTTGCCAAAGAGCTTAACTTTGCTTTTGACGAAAATCAAAACGAAGCCTTAAAAGGCGTCAGTCGTATGCAGGCACTTGAATTATTATTAAACTTTGGAAATATAAAAGCAAGTCAAGAGGAAAAAAGATTATGGGCAAATCGAAAAAATAGATATTATCAACAATGTTTAAGCAATCTTTCTCAAAATGATTTATTACCCGGAGTACTCACTTTTTTGACTAAAACAAAAGAAAGAAAATACAAAATAGCCTTGGCTTCTTCTAGTAAAAATGCCAAGACTATCCTATATCATCTTAAAATTGAAAACTATTTTGATTTTATTGCTGACGGAAATATGGTTCAAGAATCAAAACCTGATCCAGAAATATTTCTATTAGCTTCTGACGGTATTAAATGCCCGCCAAATGCCTGCCTTGTTTTTGAGGACGCATTATCAGGTATTCAAGCTGCTAAGAGTGCTGGCATGTTAGTAATAGGAGTAGGTAATTCTAAGGTATTAAGCACTGCAGATTTGGTTATCTCTAGTTTTGATAATTTCAACCTCACTGAAGCAGAAGCTTATTTCAATAATGACTCTTCTGTTTCCGGATGA
- a CDS encoding carbohydrate ABC transporter permease, with the protein MKPHKTLRQRILKIGFYFVLLIIFIYLLFPFYWAINSSLKTEAQLQMTPATMVPRDPATGEISPTLQNYRVVFDNQQFIRGIVNSTIIAFSTTALALIAGSFAAFALGKLRFRGKKPTLYLILAMTMFPQVTVLAGLYAVIRALSLPALISLILSYMIFTLPFTTWVLTSFFRGLPLALLESAQVDGATPFQTFYKIMLPLTAPALVTTGLLAFIAAWNEYLFALTFTSIEPTARTVPVAIAYFTGAVARQEPFGEIMAAAVLVTVPIVILVLVFQRRIVAGLTAGAVKG; encoded by the coding sequence ATGAAACCTCATAAAACTCTTCGTCAACGAATACTCAAAATAGGGTTTTACTTTGTTTTATTGATTATATTTATTTATTTACTGTTTCCGTTTTACTGGGCGATTAACTCTTCTCTTAAAACAGAAGCTCAACTGCAAATGACACCTGCAACCATGGTACCGAGAGATCCAGCAACGGGAGAAATATCACCAACATTACAAAACTATCGAGTGGTATTTGATAATCAACAGTTTATCAGAGGGATAGTAAATAGTACTATTATTGCTTTTTCTACTACAGCTCTAGCTCTTATCGCTGGTTCCTTCGCTGCGTTTGCTCTGGGCAAGCTCCGATTTAGGGGTAAGAAACCAACACTTTACCTAATTTTAGCAATGACTATGTTTCCGCAAGTAACAGTGTTAGCAGGGCTTTATGCAGTGATAAGAGCCTTATCGCTTCCAGCGCTAATTAGTCTGATCTTATCCTATATGATCTTTACACTACCCTTTACTACATGGGTATTGACTTCTTTTTTCCGTGGCCTTCCTTTAGCGCTTCTGGAATCTGCACAAGTAGACGGAGCTACTCCGTTTCAAACCTTTTACAAAATAATGCTGCCGTTAACAGCTCCCGCCTTAGTAACTACAGGGTTGTTAGCTTTTATAGCTGCATGGAATGAATACTTATTTGCGTTGACATTTACTTCTATTGAGCCCACTGCAAGAACAGTACCTGTAGCAATCGCTTACTTTACCGGCGCTGTAGCTAGACAGGAACCTTTCGGAGAGATTATGGCAGCGGCTGTTCTGGTGACGGTTCCAATTGTTATTTTAGTACTGGTGTTCCAGCGTCGCATCGTTGCTGGCTTGACAGCAGGTGCGGTGAAGGGATAA
- a CDS encoding MATE family efflux transporter, translating to MIKKTKPLTIQIMILAGPAILEMLMHTLVWTADTAMVGRLTAADIAAVNLGAHMMFTTAMIFGALGTGATAMVARHIGAGEEKEASRLASQAISIGILISIFVGSIGMLCSDWIFQFLVEDPQVVAIGSMYLRIVLIGVFFLIPQMIGNAIIRGSGNTFVPFLSAVFANVFNIVADYVLIFGKLGFPAMGSRGAAIATGTAQILGAMVTFYFLFSQKGKIKLRLKEMHVFEIEKLKKLIRLSLPAGMEVFMNEGSRLVSSFWIAQLGTIAYAAHSLSVAAESVSFMPGYGFAVAAATMVGQHMGAGNLDMALKSTKRSILLAAIFMGCVGVLFFVFPFQIMRLFSNQADAVEVAAECLRIGAFEQIPIAIAMVTSGALKGAGDTKGPFAVSLITNLCIRLPLIFLAVFIFRFPVTYIWWISVTQYVVEATLMTIRFQKGHWKTIKL from the coding sequence ATGATTAAAAAAACGAAACCACTAACTATTCAAATTATGATTCTTGCAGGACCAGCAATTTTGGAAATGCTAATGCATACTTTAGTATGGACAGCTGATACAGCCATGGTTGGAAGATTGACAGCTGCTGATATTGCAGCTGTCAATCTAGGTGCGCATATGATGTTTACAACAGCAATGATATTTGGAGCACTTGGGACAGGAGCTACAGCTATGGTTGCGAGACATATAGGTGCTGGTGAAGAAAAAGAAGCATCACGATTAGCGTCACAAGCAATTAGCATTGGCATCTTAATTAGTATTTTTGTTGGTTCTATTGGCATGCTATGCTCAGACTGGATTTTTCAATTTTTGGTGGAAGATCCACAGGTGGTAGCAATTGGATCTATGTATCTTCGAATTGTTTTAATAGGGGTGTTTTTTTTGATTCCTCAAATGATTGGAAATGCAATTATTAGAGGAAGTGGAAATACTTTTGTACCTTTTCTTTCAGCTGTTTTTGCTAATGTATTTAATATTGTGGCGGACTATGTTTTGATTTTTGGCAAGCTTGGTTTTCCAGCCATGGGTTCTCGTGGAGCTGCTATTGCAACTGGGACAGCACAAATATTGGGTGCGATGGTAACGTTTTATTTTCTTTTTAGTCAAAAGGGAAAGATTAAGTTGAGGCTAAAAGAAATGCATGTGTTTGAAATAGAAAAACTAAAAAAACTAATTCGTCTTAGCTTACCTGCTGGTATGGAAGTTTTTATGAATGAAGGTAGTCGCTTGGTTTCATCTTTTTGGATTGCTCAATTAGGAACCATAGCGTATGCGGCACATTCTCTTTCAGTTGCAGCGGAATCAGTTTCTTTTATGCCGGGCTACGGGTTTGCTGTTGCTGCTGCAACCATGGTAGGTCAACATATGGGTGCGGGAAACCTAGATATGGCATTGAAAAGTACAAAGAGATCTATTTTGCTAGCGGCTATTTTTATGGGATGTGTAGGGGTTCTGTTTTTTGTATTTCCATTTCAAATAATGCGATTATTTAGTAATCAGGCAGATGCTGTAGAAGTGGCAGCGGAATGCTTGAGGATTGGTGCTTTTGAACAAATACCAATTGCAATAGCAATGGTTACTTCGGGTGCATTAAAAGGTGCTGGAGATACAAAAGGTCCTTTTGCTGTTTCGCTTATTACAAATTTATGCATACGCTTACCATTGATTTTTTTAGCCGTATTTATTTTTCGATTTCCAGTTACCTATATTTGGTGGATTTCTGTGACGCAATATGTGGTAGAGGCAACTTTAATGACCATTAGATTTCAAAAAGGTCATTGGAAAACAATAAAGCTTTGA
- a CDS encoding ABC transporter ATP-binding protein — MAGLKLENVNKIYPNGFHAVHDMNLEITDNEFIVFVGPSGCGKSTALRMIAGLEEISSGELYIGDRLVNNVSPKDRDIAMVFQNYALYPHMTNYENMAFGLKLRNVPKDEIDKSVKYAAGILGLENLLDRKPRELSGGQRQRIALGRAIVRDPQVFLMDEPLSNLDAKLRVQTRAEISKLHQKLKTTFIYVTHDQTEAMTMGTRIVVLKDGYVMQVDTPTNLYENPKNMFVGGFIGSPQMNFIEGEFIDENGELYFQYHGGKVTLQNEKAKVIRSLKQTEKKTVMGIRPEHLEVVVTEAKESDDTGNDNNQALVEVTEMLGSETYLFLKIKQDQSIVARVEPSVKVAVNDTVTINPRKDKMHFFHPETEESLLK; from the coding sequence ATGGCAGGATTAAAACTTGAAAATGTGAATAAAATATATCCTAATGGATTTCATGCGGTGCATGATATGAATTTGGAGATAACTGACAATGAGTTTATTGTTTTTGTTGGTCCATCAGGTTGTGGCAAGTCAACAGCTTTGAGAATGATTGCTGGATTGGAAGAAATAAGCAGCGGCGAATTGTATATTGGAGATCGTTTGGTGAACAATGTGTCTCCAAAAGACAGAGATATTGCCATGGTATTTCAAAACTATGCACTGTATCCTCATATGACCAATTATGAGAATATGGCTTTTGGGCTTAAGTTAAGGAATGTACCGAAGGATGAAATTGATAAGAGTGTAAAATATGCAGCTGGAATTCTTGGTCTGGAAAACTTATTGGATAGAAAACCAAGAGAGTTATCTGGAGGACAGAGACAGCGTATTGCGCTTGGAAGAGCAATTGTTAGAGATCCTCAGGTTTTTTTGATGGATGAACCGTTATCTAACTTGGATGCAAAACTTCGAGTACAGACTAGGGCGGAAATTAGTAAGCTTCATCAAAAGCTAAAAACTACTTTTATTTATGTGACTCACGATCAAACGGAAGCTATGACAATGGGTACAAGAATTGTGGTGTTGAAGGATGGGTATGTAATGCAAGTTGATACCCCGACTAATTTATATGAAAATCCTAAAAATATGTTTGTTGGCGGGTTTATTGGATCGCCACAAATGAATTTTATCGAAGGTGAATTTATCGACGAAAATGGAGAATTGTATTTTCAATATCATGGTGGTAAAGTAACGCTCCAAAATGAAAAAGCAAAGGTCATCAGATCTTTAAAACAAACAGAAAAGAAAACGGTTATGGGCATAAGGCCAGAACATTTAGAAGTAGTTGTGACAGAAGCAAAAGAAAGTGACGATACTGGTAATGATAACAATCAAGCTTTAGTGGAAGTGACTGAAATGCTAGGGTCAGAAACATATCTTTTCTTAAAAATTAAACAGGATCAATCTATAGTAGCAAGGGTAGAGCCATCTGTAAAAGTCGCAGTAAATGATACAGTTACTATTAATCCTAGAAAAGATAAAATGCATTTTTTTCATCCGGAAACAGAAGAGTCATTATTGAAATAA
- a CDS encoding carbohydrate ABC transporter permease, giving the protein MKNSKRSDLAKREELTAYKLLLPALIILLVIAIYPLGQVFYTSLTDRQFASGQETEFIGFDNYRRLLSVTVQKLEPVVDEETNHPILDNETGEFIYERPIDVLPREPIRYREYKTFTIMGNRYVLGATDVDFIDAIKNTVIFTIISVFLELVLGLGIALVVNSNFKGKGITRTAMLIPWAVITVVSARMWEWMLAPNRTGMFNMLLDRFDLIENNIAFLASSSFQLPAMIAVDVWKTTPFMALLLLAGLQTIPEELYEAASIDGAGPVKQFFSITFPLLKPAMAVALIFRTLDALRVFDVFQVLLGQSQYSMATYNYFQLIGNRNMGLASAIGVIIFIIIFGFAIIYIKSLGVEMDETS; this is encoded by the coding sequence TTGAAAAATAGTAAAAGATCCGATCTAGCGAAAAGAGAAGAATTGACAGCCTATAAATTACTTTTACCAGCTTTGATAATTCTTCTTGTGATAGCTATTTACCCGTTGGGACAGGTTTTTTATACCAGTTTAACTGACCGACAATTTGCTAGTGGTCAAGAAACAGAATTCATTGGCTTTGATAACTATCGACGTTTATTAAGTGTGACAGTACAAAAATTGGAGCCAGTCGTTGATGAAGAGACAAACCATCCTATTCTTGACAATGAAACTGGTGAATTTATTTATGAAAGACCAATAGATGTATTACCGAGGGAACCGATTCGGTACAGAGAATATAAAACATTTACCATTATGGGAAATCGGTATGTTTTAGGTGCAACAGATGTTGATTTTATAGATGCTATTAAAAATACGGTTATTTTTACGATTATTTCCGTTTTTTTAGAATTGGTTTTAGGGCTAGGAATTGCTTTAGTCGTTAACAGTAATTTTAAGGGAAAAGGAATTACTCGTACGGCTATGCTTATTCCATGGGCTGTAATAACGGTTGTATCAGCTAGGATGTGGGAGTGGATGCTGGCACCTAATCGCACAGGTATGTTTAACATGCTTTTGGACCGATTTGATTTAATTGAAAATAATATTGCGTTTTTAGCGAGTAGTTCATTTCAATTACCGGCGATGATAGCAGTAGATGTTTGGAAAACGACACCATTCATGGCATTACTTCTTTTAGCAGGACTTCAAACGATTCCTGAAGAATTATACGAAGCTGCTTCCATTGATGGTGCTGGTCCGGTAAAGCAGTTTTTCAGCATTACGTTTCCGCTTCTAAAACCAGCTATGGCAGTAGCGCTGATTTTTAGAACTTTAGATGCATTGCGTGTTTTTGACGTTTTTCAAGTGCTACTGGGTCAGAGTCAGTATTCTATGGCAACCTATAATTACTTCCAGCTTATAGGAAATCGAAATATGGGATTAGCATCGGCGATTGGGGTAATTATTTTTATTATTATCTTTGGGTTTGCCATCATCTATATTAAATCGTTAGGAGTTGAGATGGATGAAACCTCATAA